ccctatcaaacccaatccaattgggtttaaccaacttaaagaaaacattaaacctaatcaaatcaggtctaattaaagccaaatgggtttcaactcttggctaacccatattaggtcatgatctaatcatattagatcaaccaaatctaagaatcatattcgaatttaatttgaatcaggagctagggtttgcaacacgtgctagcatgttcatcttgcaaacatgatctaatccaattagacccttgatcaattcccttgtgtgtgacccattgggttccttatcttagccagcagtaggtgcaggtgcaagttgacctaacctgattagaatacctctaatccaatttaggttcaatttagtgctaaacctgacttagcaatcagaacctttctgatgctttgatctaatcaaactctttgatccgatcaacccacaagaaatgattgacgtctagcaacgtatcatgtctacccggaagatgaggaatgtattggacaaatccaaacatacccttcagtggaaagttactgtgcaattcaatccctcagtcatactacatcctgaataagtgctcgagtatggatcaatatcaaactcaatcacttattcatgtctctctcaatcttttatatgataattcaaacaatgaaacattagaaactctttctaatattcattttgctttgatcaaaggcttcgtgaatcatcataagattagagtaagtaggatgttaccttctcttactagaagtgactgattccttgttgacctactcacaaccttcgtacaaaatccaccatatccagaatatcccgtacacaacgcaatgtcgtgaatgagggtaaaccaaaacatagcttcaagtgcacaaggtaccatggtgatctcaggtctaaggatcacttgcacaactcccactatgagaaccatcttttgataattaagtaagaatccataagatgttctcatggctggtcatttcagtgaactcattcctctaatgagcacccacatctttgtattagtgtctcacacaagtgattgtgagatcaatcaccctctacattgagcatacataagatgtgccagtctttccggtaatattgatccccgactcaatataccaatttgactgggaatattctaaattaggattttaggattttaggtctcactggtatgatctcatcataacccttaaaaccaatgtcctaatttatggggttcatcatccaataataaaatagataagcagcaaatgatgaaacacaatgcctttattgatatatatcgagtgtcaaagtacatgatttggaggattacaaagaaaaacccatcaaatgattgacttatagggcatctactctttcagtacAAAATTAACATCGGCAATTATACAACATTAAAGGCACATGCTAGTGAGGAAGTATCACAAGAACATTAGCAAGTAGTATAACTAATGTAATGATACATACATGACCACAACCATAACCATTTCTCCTTGTCCCACTTATTTAGGTTGGCCTTATGAATCATTCTTAACTTTTGGTCCCATCACAAACTGCCCCAGATTCAATTCAATCTATGAATTGGTGTATAAAGTTGGTAAAGTTTCTGAGTCAGtatgattataaataaattaaaaagtaGCTAATTCAAAGAAAAGTCATACCAACAGCTTGAACAAAGTGTGGCTTTATCCCGAGGCATTAAACTAGAGCATGCAAGTCCAAGACAGATGACAAGTCAAGGTCAAAGCATCACATCAAATCCATGCCAAAAGACCAACCGCGACCACATTTCAAGTTCTTGTGATGAGAGTAAATTGTAAGTTTCCCTCCAACGAATGGTCCTCTTTAGAGATGAAGGTGAGCATGAAATGTCACCATTTGCTGCAGTATAGAATCTATAAAGCTCATTCTCATCAATCCTGGACAAAATTATCATCTCACTCATTTCCTCTAGATGGGCACTAATCAAATCAACACATGTGTAGTAATATTAAACACATCAACATGCTATGTGAAAATACATCACTATCCTGCCTAAAGATAAAAAAAGTTCAGAAATAAATGTCAAACAAGAACGTGTTTAAATGTACAAGTACAAGAAGTGATTTTTTACATTCATTTGCTCATATAAAAAACACACAATGCCCATTCCATGCATAGGCACGGACGAAGAAATGAGGGTATATCCATGCTTAAAGAATTTCTGTCCGAGCATTAGACCGTTGAATTTCTGTGCCCAGCCATTTCCTAACTCCATCTACAAGGCTCGAAGCGGAAATCAAGAACCAATAGAAAACGACATCCTACTTCTTGATCCTCGACAAGCGAGGCTAAAACCgagaattcaattttttttttttttttggaaaagataGCTAATATCCCaggaaaattaaataaattaggGATTTTCCAAGCTTACCTCCAGGAATCCATGGAGTAATCCTTGCAGATCCTCGGCGATTTACCGATCCAAGCTATAGAAACAAGAAAATTAGGGTTGAAGCCGGCGAGGACATAGACGTGGAAAGCAGGCTCGGTGGGCCGCGGCCGAAGCAGATCACGCCGCCGGACTCGTTGATGTAGAGGATCTCGTTCTTCCACTCACGTCATCGGAGAGGGTTTGGGAGGATTGGGAGGAAGGATTGGAGATGTTTCGGATAGCTTGGGATTTTGGAGGCAGAGGAACAATCCCGGTGGTCGACGGTGGCGACGGCCAGGGAGGAGGACGGAGAGGGAGGAGCCCGAGTCCAAGGCGGTGGGGTCGCCTTGGACTGATGAAGGGGGTAGGGGACGGCTCTCGACGGAACTAACGGATTCCGTTAGTTCCCGTTCCCTCCCTCGCAATTGTACGTTAGGATATGTGATGGGCTTACGTGGCGTGTTACAGCGTGTTCTTTGCACGATGCCTTACAAATTCCAGAAGTAAccctttttttaaacaaaaaaagcaATTAGCTAATAAGTActaagatttttttattttttatatcaaaCATCTCTCATCTCTtccgccttttttttttttttttttttttatcggcAGCTCACACTAGTCTCGCATGAACACTATGATCTGATTCGTAATACGGACAACCATCAACGtctttcatatatttctcatgATAATAAAAAGCTAGCACTTGCAGAATTCAAATATATTTCATGCGCATGGATTCATTTAAACTTTAATGATtgaatttaattatttcaagcATTTTTTAGTTATCAAacatcttcctttttttttcagtgCAAGTTACATGAATTGACTCGGCTCCCTGAAAGCTATAAAATGCTAAATTGCCTAACCAGCGTATGTAGGTCTAGAATGCAATAACAGGTGTCTCAaagtatttttttcataaatcaaGACAATCAATCTGCGGCCTTGGGTCCTAGATCGTTTGTTTCTAAAGAGTTCGATGTTTCACTCCAACCAGAAGGATCTTGGCAGCTATCCATTCGAAGCTTGTTGCATGAGAAGGTAAACTAGGCTAAACATCACCACTAGCACTAGCTTATAGATTTCAATCTCATTCCTCTCAGGACTACTTTTTCTCACCCATGCAACTTCATAGATGAAGAGCAAAACATGCTGGACTTTATGATGCTATGGCCAACTTAGAGTTAAAAAACATTTCAGTGTAAGCTAAGTAACTATATTGGGTCATTCGACTATCTTGTGTATTTGATCTTGTTATATACAGAGATCAAATGATGCATAATAAACCTTGCCTTATATCCAAGAGGTAAGACAGTGCATGACAGCTAGGTCTATTCTTCACACAATCCATAATTCTCATggctttctccttttcttgttaTGGTTAAGGCCAACTTTAATAGTTCCATGACGACTATAACTGAACAACGAAAGAAGGTGCTAATTTGTTATTCATGATCATTAGAGCTACAATCACTTTtcataaaattttgatatttagTTAACCAGCTCCAAATTCGAAATGCAGGCATTCTAGAGGGAGATGTTTATGGTTCGAGGAATTCTTAGCACACCATTATTTGTCTTGAAGGACTCTTCTTAAAGTTGTTAACTAGATAAACCGACATGAGGAGGCCTCTAATTTTCATCCCCTTTTACTTGACACATGGGCTTGGATAATGTATTCATCTTCGTTCACCTTGCTAGTCATGCAGCTTTGATTGGAATGTATCTTTATTTATCATAGCTTTTGACTTTTCCAAAGATCTAATAGGTTTTTTTTTCTAGTAGGATCTAATGGTTTGAGTAATGTGTTTACTAGAGGTAGTTATTGTCATATAATCTCCCATTTTGACCAGAATAAAAAATTCCACAATCTAATTGCTACTTTATAATTCCCTACATAGTGTTCTTTAACTAGTTACTGTGAAGCTGGAATTTGGATGCCGCGTGCTCGTGCTGGCTTTTGACCAGATCTTTGTCTGGTTCTGACTTTTTGGGCGTCGATGTAcatactaataataataataaaaaaaatttaaaaaaaaagaaacgccAGCGCTGATGGAAGTTGATTGGAGTGGAAGGAGCGGCACCGAATGGCATATCAGTTTATGCTGGAAGTTACGAAATGTCTCTGCTCCAATTAAGACGACGGCATCACCGtcaaaacaatggcaaggatTGATGGATTCGCCGGGGCCCACCAGAGTTTCCGTACGCGCGGCGGCAGCAAAGCACCGGGCTCCAATTCGCGAGGTACATGACTGGTTACGGCTGTTTCCCCTGGGCCACCGAAACAGAGCACGGGAAACGGGTCCATCTGCAAGCCGTAACTCCCACGCAACACATATACTTCCAATCATCGAAATGAACTAATCTATGCTGCACCCCTGTATCACCCGCAATAATCTAATCTGACGTGTCAATGACGTCACTGTAAGGCACGCTGGATTTGGGGAAAATATTGGTTGGACCGGTTCACGGTTCCACCAGCTCAGCGGTGGACCAGTCCAAGCACAGGTGTATtgctgagttttttttttatttgttggtTTGTGGTTGGACTTGTCCGCCGCTGAGCTGGTGGATCTAATCCAACCAATAAGACAAAGAACATGGCAGAGAATGTCATCGCGCCACAATGTTGAGTTATGCTGGTTTCGAGGAACAAAGATTTTGCACCACATACCACTCAAAACATTTCAAAATTGGGATAAGTATTACGGAGGGGTGAGCTTGGGATCCTATATTGTACCACCCGTATAAGATAGCAAATACGTTGGATAGACCCAATCTAATATATTCTTGAAGACTCAGGGTCGAGTCAGGTTTAAAACAATAGACACGTTCCACATCTCAAATATATCCCGATTTCATATAGTACCAATCTGAATCGATTAGTACGCTTTGTGAATCTATTTTGGATATTCCTTTTTGCTACTCGGCTCGATTTGGTTAGAGTTGAGCCAAATAAAGTAttccaaatctttttttttctttcttttattaagaTAAAAGCACTCAAATTAATCTGACTGGATAAAGAAAAGCTAGAAACCGAGGTTATTAATCTCTTAAACCAGATCGCAGTTCCAGATAAATATTAATTCTTAAAGTACTAACCATGTTAGCGAAAAATTTTGTGGCAGTCAAAATTTAATTATATCAAAAGTAAGAGCAAAAAAAATTTCCATGAAATTTTGTTAGGATCGTATATGAAACCGGTCCACGAGTCTAAAATATTTCTCATTGGCTTGACCCGACCCTATCATCTATGGTATTCAGTCCAGGTCCAATGCCAAGACATGTATATCAAACCAAAATGGATCAGGATCAGGATCAAGCATGGCCAACCCGACCTCCCTTATTTGCAGCCCTAGCCCTAcatggttctttttttttttttccccctggaAGCATCGACTCCCTAGCTTCCTCAAAACCAACTTCGGAATGGTAGTAGATAGATTGGGAAAACATGATTTATTATTCACGATTTCAGGCCGTCCTTGATGGCTGTAGGTAGGACAAAATAGGATACAATAATTTCATTGGCCAAATTGACAACTGCTTGGGACGAACCGGTTTAAGGTATATCTGTCTTAAGGGCTAACAATATAATTTTGGAAGGGACCTCCAGTCTCCAGAATGGTCATCTTGTGGGCTAGTAAAGGAAGAGAATACCGAGGAGTAAGTCACTGCTCATTGGTGGATAATTGGAGGCTCACTTCATCTATAGCTATGGGAAGGCTAATAATACTGTTGACTAGTTTGTTGCTTGTATGGCTGACCATAGTGGTACAGTACTGTAAAAAGTTTTTTCGACTTTATCTGGGTGTTTCTGGGATATTATCCTGAGTGATGCGAAAGGTGATATTTACTCTAAGGCTACTTGTTacagcaataaaaaaaaaagaaatttgcaTTTCAACCCCTGGACGATTCCGTGCATATGCGATATATGTCATCATTAAAAATTTTCACAATGGCCCTCTGAGTTTCCAAAATGTTCCAAATGGTCTTCACGTTAATCTCCCTTAATGAAGTGGTAGAATGAAAATGCCGTTGGAAGCGGGGGAGAAGGAGAGTGGtgtgagggaggaggaggaggatacaAACGAGGAGGAGAAGATGGGAGAGGGAGGTGGGTGGTAGGAGGAGGTGAAGATAAAGGAAGTGAAGGACGATGGCGGTGGAGGAGGAtggaaggggagaagaaagagaatggTCAGGAGGAGACGAAGCGAAGGAAGTGCAGAAGGACGGTGGTAGTTGAGCAGGAGGATGCGAAGGGAGAAGGAAGGTGgtggggaggaggagaaggacaaGGCGAAGGCGGAGGAAGTGAAGAAGGCGGCGgcggagaaggaagaggaactGAAGAGGGTGgtggggaggagaagaaggaggtggTCAGGGTGAAGGAAGTGAAGAAGGATCGTGACGcctgaggaggaggggagggggagaagaAGGATGGTGGtgcggaggagaaggaagaggtcGGTTAATTATTCCTCCTCTCATCTCCTCAATCTCTctcatatcaatatattaaaactagctctgttttttttttttttttttttttttggtgcgcgCTAGAACGAAAGTATCATATCAAACGTGTGCATGGAtacaatcaaaaatatcaaaaataatatatttcgaAAAGCACCAGACAACTTCGCCTTATCTACCCATAAATGGTCCCAAAATGGTTAGCTACAAAGGATACCTAATCTGCCGCCCAACTAGCTTTGTTCTCTGCGTAATAACTTCTCCAAGCTTTGTTTTCTTATCCTCTCGGGCTACCATGATAGTTATGGCGCCCCAAAGTCcacatgctctgttttcttcttcttacctACATTGCTTCCATCCTTATATTTTTCTTAATGGATtcctaataaattcaatagATTTCTCCGTTTTTCTTTGAGTCCTAGTCCCGAGAGCTCACTTTTCCTACCTTCTCTGGGCTGCTCAATTGCAGCCTTCATCACCGGAGGGCcattttagaaattttgaagGACCATTTTGAAAACTTTTAAACATGAGGAATCCGTGGGAATCGCTAAAACTTGCGGAAGCGAAACCGTAATTCTTTTTAAAAGGAATCAGAATGATGACGACGAATGACTTTAGAAAACGCATCCATGATTCGCGGACGCTTGATCTTTCAGACGAAGGATCGATCACAAACCGCACGATGGACGGGAAGGACTCGGACAAAAACTctacaaaaattattatttattaaagtagaaaaacaaaagcaacaGGGAAACTTCTCTCGGCCTATTCGGTCTAGAGGTGGAAGCGAGAGCCGGTGATTACGTAGCAGGCTACGCGGAAGCCTGATCCGAGCGCGGCGAGAGCGAGAAACGCAAATCCGGCGAAGCCGAGAGCCACGGAGATGTATGCCTGCACGCAGAACGCGCTCTCCGGCGAGCACGTGTGGGCCCCCTTCAGTCCCTGGGCCTCCACCGTCGCCGCCGCCTCCGCTGCCAGCAGCAAGTACGCGAACACCTAATTAACCAAATAAAAATCCAATCTTTAAGAGGAATGAGGGCTTAATCGATCGAAAAGAATGATTAGAAAACAACCAGAGTGTCTCCGGAAGATAGGGATCGACCTGGTCGTGGGAGAAGTCGAACCAGAGCTGGAGGGGCTCGGGGAAGAGGGTGACACCCTTCAGAATCTCCCAGATGGAAGACACCATTTCGAAGAAGGAATAGACCGCCACGATGGCGTTCGACGCGAGCACAAGCCTGCAAAATTCCAGATTGGACCCCCTCGGAGGCCGGGAGCTCAGCGCTGGTAGAGACGGTAGATATGGAGGAAGGGAAAGGGCGGAGGCGAGATATGTTATCACCTGAAGGGGTGAAAGTGGAGCCAGGAGTGGGAGCCGGGGGAGCGGGAGGAGTTGGTGGCCATGAAGATGGCGGCGGCGAGGGAGAAGCAGAAGGCagcgaggcggaggaggaggatgagggcGTTGAGGCGGCGGATCTTCTTCTCCGAGACGGTGGAGTGGAAGTGGTGGCGGCCGACGGCGGGAGAGGGGAGGCGGGGAGGGGGGGTGTCGCCGTTGCGGAGAGGGGATGACATCGCGGGAGCAGAAGTGTcatgagagagaaaaggagacgGCGAGAGGGGAAAGGCGAGGCGACACAAAGCGAGGCTTCTTTTTTATCATCCTCGGAATCACGAGATGACAGATGGCAAGAGGAACGGCTCCTTTTTCTTTCTGCGTTAGCGGGAAGGGAGAGCAAGAAATGGAGGTGGCAACTTAGGCGGGTAAAAACGCAGCGGAAGGAGACAAAGAAAACCAGGAGGCGAGCGTCGGACCCACTTGCCTACTTTTCTTCTGCAAGGGGTGGTGAAAACGGAGCCGACGCAGAAATTTAGCAGTGAGAAGCAAATCTTCTCGCTGGACGTTAAACAGGTCAGAGTTTAGCCGAaatttttgattcaaaactctgGCTAGAAGGTTGACGCTTTGATTTAGATTATATCACATCACAtcaaattggattagaactatgGATCTGAGTTTATTTgcagggaaaaaaataaaaaagaaaaatatctatGCATTAGGAAATTGGATTATAATTTTTCTATTCATTAGTTAATATACCAATAACTCTGAAAGGACATTTAAGGTAACTTTTTATGAGTCAATTGAGTCCGATGGAGTCTTCGATACAGAATTGTTGATTAGATGTCGAATGAAAGATTGGAAATTTATCTGCTGACCAGGTGAAAAGATAACCGGTGATTAGTTGCAAGTTGCAACCTCTCCCTTTCTGGGTTCAGCAGCCGGTCTGGTTTGGTCTTGCGCTGTCTTTTGCTTTCCTTTTGGTATTCCTTGGTTCTTG
The Phoenix dactylifera cultivar Barhee BC4 chromosome 3, palm_55x_up_171113_PBpolish2nd_filt_p, whole genome shotgun sequence DNA segment above includes these coding regions:
- the LOC103716522 gene encoding CASP-like protein 4C1; the encoded protein is MSSPLRNGDTPPPRLPSPAVGRHHFHSTVSEKKIRRLNALILLLRLAAFCFSLAAAIFMATNSSRSPGSHSWLHFHPFRLVLASNAIVAVYSFFEMVSSIWEILKGVTLFPEPLQLWFDFSHDQVFAYLLLAAEAAATVEAQGLKGAHTCSPESAFCVQAYISVALGFAGFAFLALAALGSGFRVACYVITGSRFHL